The sequence GGAAAAAAAGGCCGCAATATTCCTGAGTCTGAAGCCCTTAATTACGTTGCTGGCTATTGCACTGCAAATGACTTTACCTCACGTGATTTGCAACTTGATCTTCCAGGTGGACAATGGATGATTGGTAAAACGCTAGATCAATACGCACCCATTGGCCCCCATTTTGTGACCGCTGATTTGGTAGGCGACCCAAATAACTTACAAATACAGACCTTTGTAAACGGTGAAATGCGGCAGAACTCCAATACCTCAGACTTTATTCATAATGTCCAAAAGCTGCTTGCTTATATCAGCACCTACTGGGCGCTTGAGCCAGGCGATATTATTTTCACCGGCACTCCCCAGGGCGTTATTGCGAATATGCCTAAAGATCAGCAAGTTTGGCTGAAAAAAGGCGATGTGGTTACGAGTGTTGTGGAAAAACTTGGAGAGCTTAAATTTACTTTGGGATAGAGACCAAAGCCAGGTTCGAGAGTAGGATAGAGGTCTAGGTTTATCTAAAGGAATAAGGATGATGAAGCTCAAACTTTTAATAGCCCCAGTGGCCCTAATCATGATTTCTTCCTCTGGCTTTGCCGCTGAAATTGGTGGGGCAGGGGCCAGAGATATAGGTCGTGGCGGCAATAATGGGAATAACAGCTACGGTAACAATAACAACTATGTCGTAGTTCCATATGACGCAGGCAATGTTCCGGGTGCTCCCAATAGCAACCAGCCCGTCACTGTGATGAATGGCCCAAACGGCTCTACCCAAACCCAAGTTGGTACCACCACTTACTATTCTCCTGGCGGTAGTTCAGTTTCAAACGGCAATCGAACCATTTATTCCAACGGCTCAAATTGTGTGGTGCAGGGCAACAAAAAGACCTGTAACTAGATTTAGCTGGAAAAATTGACAGCGTAATGGACCAGAGAACTCAAATGGAGGCCCTTTTGCATGACTTGGGTCAGCCTTTGTTGGCTATTCGCTTAAATGCTGAGCTATTAATGCACTCTCTTGGTGAATCTGGTTCAGACGCCAGTAAGAAAAAAATCCAAGCTATTTTGCAAGCAAGCCAAGAATCCATGGATATTGCAGCCCAGTTGGGAAAGTTAGATATAAAAAAATAGTCAATTAAATCAATCACTTAATATTTATTAATCATAAAATTCAGAATTTCTTGAAATTGGGCTCAAGTTTTTAGTTTGATTGACGTAAAAGATGGTGAGGGCTTGTAAGTTATGTAGGCCCGGGTCGAAACCTCATGGTTTCATTGCAAAGATTTGAAAGGATAGCCAGGTTAAAGGAGCTTATATGAATATGCAAATAACTCCATCTGCTGCTGTTTCTAGTTATTCATCAGCCAGCGAATCACAGGCGCGCCAAGGTTACTTGGGCGCATTGGCTGCTGCTTTGCGTAATGGTGATGTGGTTGCTGCTCAACAGGCCTTAATTGAGTTGCGTGGTGTTGGCGGTGGCGTTAGCCCTGATGCCCTCTTTGAGAAAATTGATAATTCAATTAAAACAAGCCGTTCTGATGAAATCAAGTCCGCATCTTTGGCTTTGGATGAGTACAGAAAAACTGGCCAAACAGATCAATATAACCCTACTGAAAAAGCGCCTGGCGCCAAAAAAGACCCTATGCCAATTCAGCTAATGGCTGCTTCCGGTACAGGCACCTTGGTCAATATCAAGGTTTAATAGCAGAACATTAGGCTTAGTTTCAGCTTAAGCCTTGAATCTTGAGAATAAGGCCTAAAAAAGTCGCTTTATTCTTCAATTTGAAAATCCCCTCACTCCCCTAAAGTGGTAGCTTATTTATCAGGATAGCCAAAGTCCGTCCGTTTGCTGACTGGGGCCCCTTTAAACAAGGATCATATGATTGCGACAACTGAGTCTTCTGCGGATTTAAGTACCTCCGAAATTTTTCTTGCGCGCAATTCCGTATTCGATAGTTCGGGTAGGGTGATAGCTTATGAAATGCTCTTTCGTTCCCGCGAAAGTGTGGATGAAGGGCGACCTGATGATTTGGCAACAAGCACCCAGGTGATCGTCAATTCGATGAGCCATTTTGGTTTAGAGGGAGTACTTGGTTCTGCTGATGGTTTTATTCATGTGACTGAGAAGTTGCTCATGAGTAATACCTTAGAGATTCTTCCTGCTCAGCGCATCATTCTCGAAATCATGCCTGACGTTTCCTTAAACTCAGAAATGCTTAAACGTTTGCAAGAGTTAAAAACGACTGGTTTTCGGATTGCATTAGTAGATTCTAGTTTGGGCGACGCAGCAGAATCAAAGGGGGCGGTAGAGGGTGTTGATTCTATTTTGCCTTTAATTGACATTATTAAAGTAAATTTAAAAACAACTTCTCCTGAAGATATTCTACGTTTAATTGAGCGTGTTCGCTTATTGGCAAAGCCGATTTTTTGGGCAACGCAAGTTAAGACAGGCGAAGATTTAGCAGCTTGTAAAGCGCAGGGCTTTAGCTTATTTAGCGGCCCTTATTTTTCCCAGCCTTTGGTGATGCGCAGTAAAAAACCGCAAGCATTGCAGGTGAGTCTGATGAAGATTGTAGGACTGCTATTTAAAGATGAGGGTATTGCGACTTTAGAGCCTCTTTTTAAGGCTAATCCTGATCTCACATTAGGCCTGTTTCGTTTGGTAAATTCCGTTGGTGTGGCAGGGCATTTACAGATTAGTTCTGTACGTCAGGCATTAGTTACTTTAGGGCAAAAGCAACTCTTGCAATGGATGCTGCTGTTAATTTATACGGAGGCTGGTAATGCAGCTACTTCAGAGCTGCAGCGCCGAGTGGTAAACCGTGCCCGCTTAATTGAGCTCCTCTCGCAGCATGAAGATATCACTCAGCCTGGATTAAGTGACCAGGCTTTTGTAGTGGGACTCCTTTCTTTGGCGCATAAGGTGACTGGCCAAACTATGGAAGAAGTCCTCAAGCACATTCATCTTGCAGAACATTTACAAAATGCCCTCTTGCACCACGAAGGGATTTTGGGTCAAT comes from Polynucleobacter paneuropaeus and encodes:
- a CDS encoding EAL and HDOD domain-containing protein; this encodes MIATTESSADLSTSEIFLARNSVFDSSGRVIAYEMLFRSRESVDEGRPDDLATSTQVIVNSMSHFGLEGVLGSADGFIHVTEKLLMSNTLEILPAQRIILEIMPDVSLNSEMLKRLQELKTTGFRIALVDSSLGDAAESKGAVEGVDSILPLIDIIKVNLKTTSPEDILRLIERVRLLAKPIFWATQVKTGEDLAACKAQGFSLFSGPYFSQPLVMRSKKPQALQVSLMKIVGLLFKDEGIATLEPLFKANPDLTLGLFRLVNSVGVAGHLQISSVRQALVTLGQKQLLQWMLLLIYTEAGNAATSELQRRVVNRARLIELLSQHEDITQPGLSDQAFVVGLLSLAHKVTGQTMEEVLKHIHLAEHLQNALLHHEGILGQLLVLTDAIEAADFSRMEASRSHLGISAQSLTDLQLQAIAWTNELDRQMSSMKG